One genomic window of Nitrospirota bacterium includes the following:
- the acs gene encoding acetate--CoA ligase alpha subunit, whose product MLENFFNPKSIAVIGASRDPQKVGYSILNNLHRFGYRGSIFPVNPRASEILGMKAYPKVTGVPSDIDLAVIVIPSQFVLDELTECANKGIGSVIIISAGFKETGGEGTALEQKLKERANELGIRILGPNCLGIINTSANMNATFAAGMLPKGRIAFFSQSGALGIAVLDWAIGNRIGFSKFISLGNKADLTEIDFIEYLSMDPETSVILGYIESVEDGKRFLDVVSKATRIKPIIMVKSGGTAAGARAASSHTGALSGSEGIFNAAFRQVGIIHANGIEELFELAKAFSTLPLPKGNRLAIVTNAGGPGILAADASEKSGITLSSFTLETINDLRAILPKNASLYNPIDIIGDATSERYRVALQRVVKDPNVDGLLVILTPQAVINVEETAIEVISAFSIDSKPILAVFMGEESVRRGVEVLKENHIPNFSYPEPAVRSFKKMAEYYDWKNRPEEVIPEFNVDRETVKGILKGARERGQYILEEMDVRKILECYGFNFPVSLLATTSKEAIKAADGIGYPVVMKVSSSDILHKTDVGGVKIGLKTPEAVEDAFFEITTNAKKFMPGVYIRGVSVSEMVAGGKEFIIGISVDPNFGHVIMFGLGGIYVEILKDVSFRIAPLSRRDASEMIREIRSYPLLKGVRGEKPVDVNSIEEGVLRISQLVVEFPDIIELDINPLIVKQEGEGSVILDARIILEGGS is encoded by the coding sequence ATGCTTGAGAATTTCTTTAACCCGAAATCTATAGCAGTAATCGGGGCATCCAGAGATCCGCAGAAGGTCGGATATAGCATCCTCAACAACCTCCATCGTTTTGGATATAGAGGCAGTATCTTTCCTGTAAATCCCAGGGCATCAGAGATACTCGGCATGAAGGCATACCCAAAAGTAACGGGTGTCCCCTCCGATATTGATCTTGCAGTAATAGTTATACCGTCTCAGTTCGTTCTCGATGAACTTACAGAGTGCGCGAATAAAGGAATAGGCTCTGTAATTATAATATCTGCTGGATTTAAAGAGACAGGTGGGGAGGGCACAGCACTTGAACAGAAGCTCAAGGAAAGGGCGAATGAACTCGGAATAAGGATTCTCGGTCCAAACTGTCTTGGAATCATCAATACATCTGCAAACATGAATGCCACATTTGCTGCCGGAATGCTTCCGAAAGGAAGGATTGCCTTCTTCTCACAGTCAGGTGCCCTCGGAATCGCTGTGCTTGACTGGGCGATAGGAAATAGAATAGGTTTCTCCAAGTTCATAAGTCTTGGAAACAAGGCAGATCTTACCGAGATAGATTTCATAGAATACCTCTCTATGGATCCGGAGACATCTGTGATATTAGGGTATATAGAGAGCGTTGAGGATGGTAAGAGGTTTCTTGATGTTGTCTCAAAGGCAACCAGAATCAAGCCTATTATTATGGTTAAATCAGGTGGAACTGCAGCAGGTGCTCGGGCGGCATCCTCACATACAGGTGCATTATCAGGTTCTGAAGGTATATTCAATGCTGCATTCAGACAGGTAGGTATCATCCATGCAAATGGTATTGAGGAACTATTCGAACTCGCAAAGGCATTCTCAACCCTGCCATTACCAAAAGGTAACAGACTTGCGATAGTAACCAATGCAGGTGGTCCAGGAATCTTGGCTGCTGATGCCTCCGAAAAATCGGGAATTACCCTCTCATCCTTTACCTTAGAGACGATAAACGATCTCCGCGCTATATTACCAAAGAATGCCTCACTGTACAATCCAATTGATATCATTGGAGATGCAACCTCAGAGAGATACCGTGTAGCCCTTCAGAGAGTAGTAAAAGACCCAAATGTTGACGGTCTCCTTGTAATACTAACACCACAGGCGGTCATAAATGTTGAGGAGACCGCAATAGAGGTTATCAGCGCATTCAGTATAGATTCGAAGCCGATACTCGCAGTATTCATGGGTGAAGAAAGTGTAAGGAGGGGTGTGGAAGTTCTCAAAGAAAATCATATACCGAATTTCTCTTACCCCGAGCCAGCGGTCAGGTCATTCAAAAAGATGGCAGAATATTACGACTGGAAAAACAGACCCGAAGAAGTTATCCCTGAATTTAATGTTGACAGAGAAACTGTCAAAGGAATACTAAAAGGTGCGAGAGAAAGAGGACAGTACATACTTGAAGAGATGGATGTAAGGAAAATACTTGAGTGTTACGGATTCAACTTTCCAGTGAGTCTCTTAGCCACAACATCAAAAGAGGCGATAAAGGCTGCTGATGGTATTGGCTATCCTGTAGTAATGAAGGTATCATCGTCAGATATCCTCCATAAGACCGATGTTGGTGGGGTTAAAATTGGGCTAAAGACACCTGAAGCTGTGGAAGATGCATTCTTTGAGATTACTACCAATGCAAAGAAATTCATGCCTGGTGTATACATCCGTGGGGTATCTGTTTCAGAGATGGTCGCAGGAGGAAAGGAGTTTATCATCGGTATAAGTGTAGATCCAAATTTTGGGCATGTCATCATGTTCGGACTCGGTGGTATTTATGTTGAAATACTCAAAGATGTATCATTCAGGATAGCCCCCCTCAGTAGAAGAGATGCCTCAGAGATGATAAGGGAGATAAGGTCATACCCTCTTTTGAAAGGGGTTCGCGGGGAAAAACCTGTAGATGTGAACTCCATCGAGGAGGGAGTTTTGAGAATATCGCAACTCGTGGTAGAATTTCCTGATATTATAGAGCTCGATATCAATCCACTCATTGTAAAACAGGAGGGAGAAGGCTCGGTGATTCTGGATGCAAGAATAATACTGGAAGGAGGCAGTTGA
- a CDS encoding site-specific DNA-methyltransferase — translation MDSIEKFQSLLREIFQFEVSDLDFGIYRILNYKRERIEQFINEDLKNKVEIAFAKHKDERLLNINQTFEETKQKVIQMLGQNAFTPTGELKEEFKDTPVGRDYLLIKAQKDEIVLIDEIRLRVFNDLYNFFSRFYEEGDFVPQYRYSIKGHKYAIPSNGEEVKLYWANNEQYYTKTGLLFRDYTFYADVSKSFKITFRTVSAKEELGSNKATKERFFILDDEMPVAFVCHSHESGNPVDSSLWIPASAGMTEKKKGMTTKGVFSDENTLIIRFQYRELTDKEVKHYGVEGGSNTSKQEKINSKNYEEILKRIKDATLKTLLGKEYKPVPSKSEGTEKPTLLYQLSRFTAKNTKDYFIHKNLRRFLSEQMDYFIKAEVLSIETLEKERFLDKHITRAKVVKEIGADIIDFLAQIEDFQKRLWEKKKFVLKTEYVITTDRVPEEFHNEILKNKKQLKEWKELGFIEHVIPAPYQVRGKTPAGIQNKKLPIDTKYFSQEFKEKLLEMLTDNADLDELLDGLLIKSENYQALNLLLRKYKEKVQTIYIDPPFNKEQDADYLYNVKYKDSTWISILENRLRLARNLMSDRGSIFVRCDYNGNWLVRPLMNEIFEEGNFRNEIIVNKSIRMKTEGRTFPSWHDSILLYSKNNDVVYFHHITEDREKEEWRSIDMEGEKWDIIPHNMLKLFSPKNVKYDEDGNAVSRARILLSKEILPRKGRRYPPQEIINELEKQGKIRFSKTGNPQMLKPQDIFLTDDWTGFYGYSFNWNFPTENSEILLKRVIESTSNEGDLVMDFFLGSGTTTAVAHKLGRKWLGIEMGEHFYTVVLPRMKKVLAYDKSGISKEVKKDYKGGGFFKYQILEQYEDTLDNIELTPNEQAELKFGEDYLLKYFLDYETRGNTCLLNIEKLNPFSYKLRVNPEEIGEPQEMLVDIPETFNYLLGVKVKKIKARHNQRKYLFILGEKEGKDIAIVWREYDDNWSDEDFKKDKEFIIQELDPVLNTGCTPHIVYVNGQSILTPKFGTYTVEIRYTEPELKNLMEG, via the coding sequence ATGGATTCCATTGAAAAATTCCAATCGCTACTGCGTGAGATATTCCAATTTGAGGTATCTGACTTAGATTTTGGAATCTACCGTATTTTAAATTACAAGAGAGAACGGATTGAGCAATTTATCAATGAAGACCTGAAAAACAAAGTTGAAATTGCCTTTGCCAAACATAAAGATGAACGGCTGTTAAATATTAACCAGACATTTGAGGAGACAAAACAAAAAGTCATTCAAATGCTGGGGCAGAATGCATTTACTCCCACTGGTGAACTTAAAGAAGAATTTAAAGACACGCCTGTTGGCAGAGATTATCTCTTAATAAAGGCACAAAAAGATGAGATAGTCTTAATTGATGAGATAAGGCTTCGGGTTTTCAATGACTTATATAATTTCTTTTCAAGATTTTATGAAGAAGGCGATTTTGTCCCACAATACCGATACTCAATAAAAGGACATAAATATGCAATTCCCTCTAATGGCGAAGAAGTAAAACTTTACTGGGCAAACAACGAGCAGTATTACACAAAAACAGGGCTTCTCTTTCGTGATTATACCTTTTATGCTGATGTAAGCAAATCTTTCAAAATCACCTTTCGTACTGTCTCAGCAAAAGAAGAACTCGGCTCTAATAAGGCGACAAAAGAGAGATTTTTTATACTTGATGACGAAATGCCTGTAGCTTTTGTTTGTCATTCCCACGAAAGTGGGAATCCAGTAGATTCAAGTCTCTGGATTCCTGCTTCTGCAGGAATGACAGAAAAAAAGAAAGGGATGACGACAAAAGGTGTATTTTCAGATGAGAACACCTTAATCATCCGTTTTCAGTATCGGGAGCTCACTGACAAAGAAGTAAAACATTATGGAGTAGAAGGCGGAAGCAACACCTCAAAACAGGAGAAAATTAATTCAAAGAATTATGAAGAAATTTTAAAAAGAATTAAAGACGCCACATTAAAAACACTTTTAGGTAAAGAATATAAACCTGTCCCGAGCAAAAGCGAGGGAACTGAAAAGCCTACCCTTCTTTATCAACTCTCAAGATTTACTGCCAAAAACACGAAGGATTATTTCATCCACAAAAACCTGAGAAGATTTCTTTCTGAACAAATGGATTATTTCATTAAGGCAGAGGTTTTATCAATTGAAACGCTTGAGAAGGAAAGATTTCTTGACAAACACATCACCCGAGCAAAAGTAGTTAAAGAGATTGGAGCAGACATCATTGATTTTCTTGCACAGATTGAGGATTTCCAGAAAAGATTATGGGAGAAGAAGAAGTTTGTCCTGAAGACTGAGTATGTGATAACGACTGACCGTGTGCCTGAGGAGTTTCATAATGAGATTTTGAAGAATAAGAAACAGTTAAAGGAGTGGAAGGAGTTAGGATTCATAGAGCATGTCATTCCTGCCCCGTATCAAGTGCGGGGTAAAACTCCAGCAGGAATCCAGAATAAAAAACTTCCAATTGATACTAAATACTTCAGCCAGGAATTCAAAGAAAAACTTCTTGAAATGCTTACTGATAATGCAGATTTAGACGAGCTTTTAGATGGCTTACTTATCAAAAGCGAAAACTATCAGGCATTGAATTTGCTTTTGAGGAAATACAAGGAAAAAGTCCAGACGATTTATATTGACCCGCCTTTTAACAAAGAACAAGATGCAGATTATCTCTACAATGTAAAATATAAAGATTCTACCTGGATTAGCATTTTAGAAAATAGATTAAGGCTTGCAAGGAATTTGATGAGTGATAGGGGAAGCATATTTGTTAGATGCGATTATAATGGAAATTGGCTTGTTAGACCCTTAATGAATGAGATTTTTGAGGAGGGGAATTTTAGGAATGAGATTATTGTAAATAAATCTATACGCATGAAAACAGAAGGAAGAACATTCCCATCTTGGCATGATTCTATTTTACTTTACTCTAAAAATAATGATGTTGTCTATTTTCACCATATCACCGAAGATAGAGAGAAAGAGGAATGGCGTTCTATTGATATGGAAGGTGAAAAGTGGGATATCATTCCCCATAACATGCTTAAGCTCTTTTCTCCAAAAAATGTCAAATACGATGAAGATGGAAATGCCGTTTCCAGAGCAAGGATACTTTTAAGTAAGGAAATTTTACCAAGAAAAGGAAGACGTTATCCTCCTCAAGAAATCATCAATGAATTGGAAAAGCAAGGTAAAATAAGATTTAGCAAAACTGGCAATCCTCAGATGTTAAAACCGCAAGACATTTTTCTTACAGATGATTGGACTGGCTTTTATGGTTACTCTTTTAATTGGAACTTCCCCACAGAAAATTCCGAAATCCTCCTAAAGCGTGTCATAGAATCCACATCCAACGAAGGCGATTTAGTTATGGATTTCTTTTTAGGAAGTGGTACAACAACAGCAGTTGCACATAAACTCGGGAGAAAATGGCTTGGCATAGAGATGGGGGAACATTTCTACACCGTGGTTTTGCCCCGGATGAAAAAGGTTTTGGCATACGATAAATCAGGAATTAGCAAAGAAGTAAAAAAAGACTACAAGGGTGGCGGATTTTTCAAATACCAGATTCTTGAACAATACGAAGACACCCTTGATAACATTGAACTCACCCCAAATGAGCAAGCAGAATTGAAATTTGGCGAGGATTATCTTTTGAAATACTTTCTTGATTATGAAACAAGAGGAAATACATGCTTGTTAAACATTGAAAAACTAAATCCTTTCTCTTACAAGCTCAGGGTAAATCCTGAAGAAATAGGAGAGCCTCAGGAGATGCTTGTTGATATACCTGAGACTTTTAATTATTTGCTTGGGGTAAAGGTGAAAAAGATAAAGGCGAGGCATAATCAAAGAAAGTACTTATTCATTCTCGGCGAGAAAGAAGGAAAAGACATAGCCATCGTCTGGAGAGAATACGATGATAACTGGAGTGATGAGGATTTCAAAAAGGATAAAGAGTTTATCATTCAGGAACTTGATCCCGTATTAAATACGGGATGTACGCCGCATATTGTTTATGTAAATGGACAGAGCATTTTGACTCCAAAATTTGGCACATATACAGTAGAGATCCGATATACTGAGCCTGAACTTAAGAACTTAATGGAGGGATGA
- a CDS encoding DUF86 domain-containing protein: MKRSVKLYVNDILEYMERAEGHTKGFSFEEFLKEEKTCDAVIRCIEVIGEATKNIPDEIRNEYPSIPWRDMAGMRDKIIHAYFTVDFETVWLVVKEEIPRLKPMIMKVSEDLEKELK, from the coding sequence ATGAAAAGGAGCGTAAAACTCTACGTCAATGACATTCTTGAATATATGGAAAGGGCAGAAGGGCATACCAAAGGGTTCAGCTTTGAAGAGTTTCTCAAAGAAGAAAAGACCTGCGATGCGGTTATAAGATGCATTGAAGTTATCGGAGAAGCAACTAAAAACATACCTGACGAGATAAGAAATGAATATCCGTCTATCCCATGGCGTGACATGGCAGGAATGAGAGATAAAATCATTCATGCGTACTTTACTGTGGATTTTGAGACAGTATGGCTTGTTGTAAAAGAAGAAATCCCAAGATTAAAGCCAATGATAATGAAGGTTTCAGAGGATTTAGAAAAAGAATTGAAATGA
- a CDS encoding nucleotidyltransferase family protein codes for MKNLEEIKETLAKHKNKLYEKYSVTEIGIFGSYVREEQKETSDVDILVEFEKPVSLLQIVSLENYLSDVLGVKIDVVPKKNIRKELKEYILKEAVPV; via the coding sequence ATGAAAAATCTTGAGGAAATAAAGGAAACTCTTGCTAAACATAAAAACAAATTATATGAGAAATATTCCGTTACAGAGATCGGGATTTTTGGTTCATATGTGAGGGAAGAACAAAAGGAGACAAGCGATGTAGATATTTTAGTTGAGTTTGAAAAGCCTGTAAGCCTGCTTCAGATAGTTTCTCTTGAAAATTATCTTTCTGATGTTCTTGGAGTCAAAATTGATGTTGTTCCCAAAAAAAATATTCGCAAAGAACTGAAAGAGTACATCTTAAAGGAGGCTGTTCCTGTATGA
- a CDS encoding phosphotransacetylase family protein: MVTLYIGSTSGYSGKSLITMGMGLKLKDDSYRVGYIKPMGRLPVKSKDGIVDSDAEFMKKVLDLKEPAKVICPVVLTFEFYRDALHEKIEDMEEKVIGAYNTIKDGKDIVLVGGAGGLYEGYSMKISGLHLIKKLDAKVIIVDRYTDEVCIDCLLAAKESIGKRLAGVILNKVPMSSLQYVRDEIALFLKKRDIEVFGVIPQDKLLNSITVQQLSDVLNGKVVTGEEYMEEFVENFSIGAMDVDSALRYFRRIPNKAVITGGHRADIQLAALETSTRCLILTGDMLPNDVIIGKAQTAKVPIISVRDDTFTTVEKIEGILGKIRIREERKVTRAREILLASVDFQGLYRKIGL; the protein is encoded by the coding sequence ATGGTTACATTGTATATTGGTTCAACCTCAGGCTATTCAGGCAAAAGCCTGATAACAATGGGGATGGGATTAAAGCTTAAAGATGATAGCTACAGGGTTGGATACATAAAGCCCATGGGACGTCTACCCGTAAAAAGTAAGGATGGCATAGTTGACTCTGATGCAGAGTTTATGAAGAAGGTTCTTGATCTCAAAGAACCTGCAAAGGTGATATGTCCTGTGGTTCTTACATTTGAATTCTACAGAGATGCCTTGCATGAAAAGATAGAAGATATGGAAGAGAAGGTAATTGGGGCATACAATACCATAAAAGACGGAAAGGATATTGTGCTTGTTGGTGGTGCCGGAGGACTCTATGAAGGATATTCTATGAAAATCTCAGGTCTTCATCTTATAAAGAAACTCGATGCTAAGGTAATCATAGTTGATAGATACACGGATGAGGTCTGCATAGATTGTCTGCTCGCAGCTAAAGAGTCTATCGGTAAAAGACTCGCCGGGGTAATTTTAAATAAGGTTCCTATGAGCAGTCTTCAGTATGTTCGTGATGAGATAGCGCTATTCCTGAAAAAGAGGGACATCGAGGTCTTCGGTGTGATACCGCAGGACAAACTGCTTAACTCAATTACCGTTCAACAGCTCTCCGATGTCCTAAACGGAAAGGTCGTAACAGGAGAGGAATATATGGAAGAATTTGTTGAAAACTTCTCTATAGGTGCAATGGATGTTGACAGCGCATTAAGATACTTCAGGAGGATACCGAATAAGGCGGTCATAACAGGAGGACACAGAGCAGATATCCAGCTTGCTGCGTTAGAAACATCAACGAGGTGTCTCATACTCACAGGTGACATGCTTCCAAATGATGTGATTATTGGAAAGGCTCAAACTGCTAAGGTCCCTATAATAAGTGTGAGGGATGATACCTTTACAACCGTTGAAAAGATAGAAGGGATTCTCGGTAAGATAAGAATACGGGAAGAAAGAAAGGTCACGAGAGCAAGAGAGATTCTCCTCGCTTCTGTTGATTTTCAAGGTCTATACAGGAAAATAGGGCTGTAA
- a CDS encoding DEAD/DEAH box helicase family protein, whose product MNIEKYLVLNKYLLSLFGIIDFKDLQGKSKDVDTGYDSDGRSYFVNVLRSLEGLNKDALSENTLLRYDENIQSYVRKINYRREPVSLKYFQYLAILLTEIILDNLKNRKIEFLYEVNDFLRTYSQDQDIELLDEFTEEDFKKLAFWMATGSGKTLIMHINYHQFFYYKLFTPDNIILITPNEGLSRQHYEELQKSGIPCNLYGGSLSSLGITIGSQEILVLEMTKLVEEKKGGGVTLPVDVFEGKNLVFVDEGHKGKKSEEQKWAKLRDKLAEEGFVFEYSATFGQILSEGNKETLKEYAKSIIFDYSYKYFYLDGYGKDFAVLNVKDTKVPDKEFQEIMFIANLLSFYEQILAYGESKGLAIEHNLEKPLWIFVGTTVTGKEEESDVIQIVEFLKRAIQHEKWCSKKVKDLLEGKTGLKNDNDEDVFENKFGYLKSRSFSFDNLYKKVFGGKGSFSVHELKNAEGELGLKVGENDYFGVVNIGDVSGFKKELEKKGISVGQDAVSGSLFDAIKKEGAQINILIGSKKFIEGWDTWRVSSMGLLNIGKGQGPQIIQLFGRGVRLKGKGMTLKRSGEKTSVQFLEMLNIYGIKADYLNKFLEAIRKEEVEFETIEIPVKPQYEEKWKTLHTLAKNENKWFEEDEILQLQIDNQIHFTLDLLPKVSVYVAKERKEGEEGIKTEELKAEVEGVILSEDIIELLDWEKIWNEIYYFKIAKGYWNLILNRYKLKALLLSDRYRILALPQVLEPRHEEDIRRIEEIAILIIRKYLDLFYRKYAKRFETKHMQYETVTPKQLKLFISESGDQYSYTVHIKKTDEKGKPINKDLIRKIKELAKNLDELTKKESDELPRVYFDKHLYLPILLQSNKIEKISPAGLEKSEKKFVKDMKEYLKINQEKFKKYEIYLLRNFPKSGVGFFNLSGFYPDFIMWLKHGSKQTIIFIDPKGLQHTKGLDDQKITLSYDIKGLEKSLGKANIILESFIISDTPYNKLIAGRTCPEPKEEYINKHVLFLDDKDWTEQFFNKLL is encoded by the coding sequence ATGAACATAGAAAAATACCTCGTTTTAAACAAATACCTTCTTTCACTTTTTGGAATAATTGATTTCAAAGATTTGCAGGGAAAATCAAAGGATGTTGATACCGGATATGACAGCGACGGTCGGAGTTATTTTGTAAATGTCCTGCGTTCCCTTGAGGGATTAAATAAAGATGCCCTATCAGAAAATACACTTCTCAGGTACGACGAAAATATTCAATCTTATGTACGCAAAATCAATTATAGGCGTGAGCCTGTTTCATTAAAATATTTCCAATATCTTGCAATTCTTCTCACAGAGATTATCCTTGATAACCTGAAAAATAGAAAAATTGAGTTTCTGTATGAGGTAAATGATTTCTTACGAACATACAGTCAAGACCAGGATATTGAACTCCTTGACGAATTCACAGAAGAAGATTTTAAAAAGCTTGCCTTCTGGATGGCAACAGGTTCTGGCAAGACCCTGATTATGCATATAAACTACCACCAGTTTTTTTATTATAAGCTCTTCACTCCTGACAATATCATTTTGATTACACCAAACGAGGGGCTCTCCAGACAGCATTACGAAGAACTGCAAAAAAGCGGCATTCCTTGCAACCTCTACGGAGGCAGTTTAAGCAGTCTTGGGATAACAATCGGCAGTCAGGAAATTTTAGTTCTGGAAATGACAAAACTGGTGGAAGAGAAAAAAGGAGGAGGCGTCACCCTGCCAGTTGATGTATTTGAAGGGAAAAACCTCGTCTTTGTTGATGAAGGGCATAAGGGCAAAAAGTCAGAAGAGCAGAAGTGGGCAAAACTCAGGGATAAGCTTGCAGAAGAAGGATTTGTATTTGAATACAGTGCCACTTTCGGGCAGATTTTAAGCGAGGGCAATAAAGAAACACTTAAAGAGTATGCCAAGTCAATCATTTTTGATTATTCATACAAGTATTTTTATCTTGATGGCTACGGCAAAGACTTTGCGGTGCTTAATGTTAAGGATACAAAAGTTCCTGATAAAGAGTTTCAGGAGATAATGTTTATAGCAAATCTTTTGTCTTTTTATGAACAAATCCTTGCCTATGGAGAGAGTAAAGGTTTAGCAATAGAGCATAACCTTGAAAAACCGCTCTGGATCTTTGTTGGAACAACGGTTACAGGAAAAGAAGAGGAATCCGATGTTATTCAGATTGTAGAGTTTTTAAAAAGAGCCATACAGCATGAAAAATGGTGCAGTAAGAAGGTGAAAGATCTTTTAGAAGGCAAAACAGGATTAAAGAATGACAACGATGAGGATGTATTTGAAAACAAATTTGGGTATCTTAAAAGTAGGAGTTTTAGTTTTGATAACCTGTATAAAAAGGTCTTTGGAGGAAAAGGGAGTTTTAGTGTTCATGAGCTAAAGAATGCAGAAGGAGAACTTGGCTTAAAAGTTGGTGAGAATGATTACTTTGGAGTTGTCAATATTGGCGATGTTTCAGGTTTTAAAAAAGAGCTGGAGAAAAAGGGAATATCTGTTGGTCAAGACGCTGTGTCAGGCTCTCTTTTTGATGCTATTAAAAAAGAAGGTGCACAGATTAATATCCTAATTGGTTCAAAAAAGTTTATTGAAGGTTGGGACACATGGCGGGTTTCTTCTATGGGACTTCTGAATATTGGTAAAGGTCAGGGTCCGCAGATTATTCAGCTTTTTGGCAGAGGAGTAAGACTAAAAGGCAAAGGGATGACACTTAAAAGGAGCGGTGAAAAAACCTCGGTTCAATTTTTAGAGATGCTCAATATCTATGGCATTAAAGCGGATTACTTGAATAAATTCTTAGAAGCAATCAGAAAAGAAGAAGTGGAGTTTGAGACAATTGAGATACCGGTTAAACCGCAATATGAGGAAAAGTGGAAAACGCTTCATACGCTTGCCAAAAATGAAAATAAATGGTTTGAGGAAGATGAAATTTTACAGCTACAAATTGATAACCAGATACATTTTACTCTTGACCTTCTGCCAAAGGTATCAGTATATGTAGCAAAAGAGAGAAAAGAAGGGGAAGAAGGAATAAAAACAGAAGAACTAAAAGCCGAAGTTGAGGGAGTGATATTATCAGAAGATATTATAGAACTGCTTGACTGGGAAAAGATATGGAATGAGATTTATTATTTTAAGATTGCAAAGGGATATTGGAATCTGATTTTAAACAGATACAAATTGAAAGCCTTGCTTTTGTCAGACAGATACAGGATTTTAGCCCTTCCTCAGGTGCTAGAGCCAAGACATGAAGAAGATATAAGACGAATAGAAGAAATCGCTATCTTAATCATCAGAAAATATTTAGATCTTTTTTATAGAAAATACGCAAAGCGGTTTGAGACAAAACATATGCAATACGAAACTGTAACACCAAAGCAATTAAAACTTTTTATATCTGAAAGCGGGGATCAGTATTCTTATACTGTTCATATTAAGAAAACTGATGAGAAAGGAAAACCAATCAATAAAGATTTAATAAGAAAAATTAAAGAATTAGCAAAAAACTTAGATGAATTAACTAAAAAAGAATCTGATGAACTGCCGAGAGTTTATTTTGACAAACATCTCTATTTGCCAATCCTCCTGCAAAGTAACAAGATAGAAAAGATTTCTCCTGCTGGTCTTGAGAAAAGTGAGAAAAAATTTGTTAAAGATATGAAAGAATATTTAAAAATCAATCAAGAAAAATTTAAAAAGTATGAGATTTATCTTTTAAGAAACTTTCCTAAAAGTGGAGTGGGTTTCTTTAATCTCAGCGGTTTCTATCCTGATTTTATCATGTGGCTAAAACACGGCAGTAAACAGACAATCATATTCATTGACCCAAAAGGTTTACAACACACCAAAGGCTTAGATGACCAGAAGATTACATTATCGTATGACATCAAGGGGTTAGAAAAAAGTCTTGGAAAAGCTAACATTATACTGGAATCTTTTATCATTTCTGACACACCATATAATAAGCTGATAGCAGGCAGGACATGTCCAGAACCAAAAGAGGAATACATTAACAAGCATGTTTTATTCTTAGATGATAAAGACTGGACTGAACAGTTTTTCAATAAATTACTTTAA